In Pecten maximus chromosome 10, xPecMax1.1, whole genome shotgun sequence, one genomic interval encodes:
- the LOC117336878 gene encoding allatostatin-A receptor-like, with product METKNRLPVTVHMISAIFGLHGDTTDDDNYSSSMSNASNISILPSPIRMTSTDEYISQESLRSIKFAFGMIIIPTLSLFGAVGNILSLVVLFQQRMRSATNFVLAALSLSDFLFLIHSLLFSGINIQIYLDPFHGKNVRNIMYPVFGAYGSLVTARITSWLTALLSVERFIAVHFPMKARRLCSKKHTLIGIFLIYVFTIIMFLPYALKYKVIQRTKMNMTYSILLKSDIGANVDFYETYGILMNILFRFFPILVLFILNPLIIYVVKKTWTRRQSMTSNVQTRYKHGSGEQSHITIMLMIVTFLFAFCILPGAINSTASHIWREYSKFGKARNLKECISYITYFLETLNSSVNFLIYMALSKKFCVTYKETFCCQKPQNRSISWGSYHSKERTMENRNPRKAALMSASTDSRYYVIENKINMEPLRSLSQGH from the coding sequence ATGGAAACAAAGAACAGGTTACCAGTAACCGTGCACATGATTAGCGCAATTTTCGGATTACATGGTGATACGACAGACGACGATAATTACTCAAGCAGCATGTCAAATGCGAGCAACATTTCAATTCTTCCTTCACCAATAAGGATGACTTCAACGGATGAGTATATCTCACAGGAGAGTTTACGATCCATAAAATTTGCATTTGGAATGATTATAATACCAACCCTTTCTTTATTTGGAGCCGTTGGGAACATTTTAAGTTTGGTGGTACTATTTCAACAGCGAATGAGAAGtgctaccaattttgttttaGCTGCTCTCTCATTGTCCgatttcttgtttttaattCATAGCCTACTTTTCTCTGGGATTAACATCCAAATCTACTTGGATCCATTCCATGGAAAAAATGTTCGGAATATCATGTATCCTGTGTTTGGAGCCTACGGAAGTTTGGTGACGGCTCGGATTACGTCATGGTTGACTGCGTTGCTTAGTGTGGAACGTTTCATAGCTGTTCACTTTCCAATGAAAGCAAGACGGCTTTGTAGTAAGAAACATACACTTATTGGGATATTTCTCATCTACGTTTTCACAATTATCATGTTTTTACCATACGCACTTAAATACAAGGTTATACAGAGGACCAAAATGAACATGACTTACTCCATTTTGCTGAAATCCGATATCGGAGCTAATGTTGATTTCTACGAGACCTACGGAATTCTCATGAACATCTTGTTCCGGTTTTTTCCAATACTTGTGTTGTTCATTCTAAACCCTTTGATAATTTATGTGGTTAAAAAAACATGGACGCGGCGTCAGAGTATGACTTCAAATGTACAAACACGATACAAGCATGGCTCGGGAGAACAGTCACACATTACCATAATGTTGATGATAGTGACGTTTCTGTTTGCTTTCTGTATTTTACCTGGCGCCATAAACAGTACGGCTTCCCATATATGGAGAGAATATTCGAAATTTGGAAAGGCAAGAAATTTAAAAGaatgtatttcatatataacttattttttAGAGACCTTGAATTCCTCTGTGAACTTCTTAATCTACATGGCTCTTAGTAAAAAGTTCTGTGTTACTTACAAGGAAACGTTCTGTTGTCAAAAACCACAGAATCGTTCAATAAGCTGGGGTAGTTATCATTCGAAGGAGAGGACCATGGAAAATCGTAATCCCAGGAAGGCAGCATTGATGAGTGCTAGTACAGATTCTAGATACTATGTTATTGAAAACAAGATAAATATGGAGCCTTTACGATCTCTCTCACAGGGACACTGA